From a region of the Neobacillus niacini genome:
- a CDS encoding long-chain-fatty-acid--CoA ligase translates to MVYSQKPWLKFYDPRISKDVTVGYDSLYDLLKQAAIIHGDKPALTFYERSWSYKETRAISEFLAASLYRTGFQKGDRLGIMLPNCPHYIFSLFAVFRLGGIAVQVNPMYVEREIEYALNDSEAGYMVVFEAFYKKVKQVQPRTSLKKIIVVGFSGSKIKLEEGDFYFDDFLTHDNVIPEIPINIEEDVAILQYTGGTTGVSKGVMLTHQNLLANIIQVCDFTYNAVDEKPENFKIISVLPMFHVYGLSCNALSAIRIGCNQLILPRFDVNELLELINREKPFQFTAVPPMIFALNSHPQLEDSSIKDIYYLSSGGAPLPVEQVKAFEKRVGIRLADGYGLSETAPSAISTPPFLPRKLGSVGIPLPGTEARIVKETEDGYVNVPVGEAGELILRGPQVMKGYWKRPSETQMVIRDGWLFTGDIAKMDEDGYFYILDRKKDMIIASGYNVYPREIEEVIYQHEAVEEAIVVGKPDSYRGETVKAFVKLKIGAAISPEQLIEYSRQFLAPYKVPKEIEILSELPKSSVGKLLRRMLRQDEEQEVHS, encoded by the coding sequence ATGGTTTATTCACAAAAGCCATGGTTAAAGTTTTATGATCCAAGAATTAGCAAGGATGTTACAGTAGGCTATGATTCTTTATACGATCTTTTAAAGCAGGCTGCTATTATCCACGGTGACAAACCAGCTCTTACTTTCTATGAAAGATCTTGGAGTTACAAAGAAACAAGAGCAATTTCGGAATTTCTTGCTGCGTCGCTGTACCGGACAGGTTTTCAAAAGGGAGATAGACTTGGGATCATGCTGCCTAACTGCCCACATTATATTTTTAGCTTATTTGCTGTTTTCCGATTGGGAGGTATTGCGGTTCAAGTCAATCCAATGTATGTAGAAAGGGAAATTGAATATGCCCTAAATGATTCTGAAGCAGGCTATATGGTAGTTTTTGAAGCATTTTATAAAAAGGTAAAACAAGTTCAACCGAGAACCTCTTTGAAAAAAATAATCGTTGTGGGATTTAGTGGAAGTAAGATTAAACTTGAAGAAGGTGATTTTTATTTCGATGATTTTCTTACACACGATAACGTAATCCCTGAAATCCCAATTAATATCGAAGAAGATGTGGCTATATTGCAATATACAGGTGGAACCACTGGTGTTTCTAAAGGCGTCATGCTCACCCACCAGAACCTGCTGGCTAACATTATTCAAGTTTGTGATTTTACATATAATGCAGTGGATGAAAAACCAGAAAATTTTAAGATTATCAGTGTCCTCCCAATGTTTCACGTCTATGGATTGTCATGTAATGCACTTTCAGCTATCCGTATTGGGTGCAATCAATTAATTCTCCCACGATTTGATGTGAATGAATTACTTGAGCTGATTAACCGCGAGAAACCATTTCAATTTACTGCAGTCCCTCCCATGATATTTGCATTAAACAGTCACCCGCAATTGGAAGATAGCTCAATTAAAGATATTTACTACCTAAGCAGCGGGGGAGCTCCACTGCCAGTGGAACAGGTTAAAGCTTTTGAAAAACGTGTAGGCATTAGACTTGCAGATGGCTACGGACTTTCAGAAACTGCACCGTCTGCTATTTCTACACCACCATTTCTTCCACGTAAACTAGGTAGTGTAGGCATTCCTTTGCCAGGGACGGAAGCTAGAATTGTAAAGGAGACAGAAGACGGATATGTAAATGTTCCTGTTGGAGAAGCAGGTGAATTAATTCTTCGCGGACCTCAAGTTATGAAGGGCTACTGGAAGCGTCCTAGTGAAACACAAATGGTCATAAGAGACGGATGGCTCTTTACAGGAGATATCGCCAAAATGGATGAGGATGGTTATTTCTATATCTTAGACCGAAAAAAGGATATGATTATTGCGAGCGGATACAATGTTTACCCTCGCGAAATCGAAGAAGTTATCTATCAGCATGAGGCAGTCGAAGAGGCCATTGTTGTTGGAAAACCAGATTCCTATAGAGGAGAAACAGTGAAGGCTTTTGTAAAATTAAAAATTGGTGCCGCTATTTCACCAGAGCAATTAATAGAATATTCAAGGCAATTTTTAGCTCCTTATAAAGTGCCAAAAGAGATTGAGATTCTTTCCGAACTCCCCAAATCATCTGTCGGAAAGCTGTTAAGGAGAATGCTGAGACAAGATGAAGAACAAGAGGTTCATTCTTAA
- a CDS encoding YjcZ family sporulation protein yields the protein MPYGYGYGGFGGGCGFGGGYGGGCGFGGGFALIVVLFILLIIVGAACFR from the coding sequence ATGCCATATGGATATGGTTATGGAGGATTTGGCGGTGGCTGTGGATTTGGTGGAGGCTACGGCGGTGGCTGTGGATTTGGCGGCGGCTTTGCGTTAATCGTAGTTTTATTTATCCTATTAATTATCGTAGGTGCAGCTTGTTTTAGATAA
- a CDS encoding undecaprenyl-diphosphate phosphatase — MELLLIIKAIILGLVEGVTEFAPVSSTGHMIIVDDMWLQSEEFLGKYGANTFKVVIQLGSILAVVVTFKDRIIDLLGMGRIKSKLSGQGGSRLKLSQVFVGLIPAGIFGVLLEDYIDEYLFSTQTVLIGLVIGAIFMIIADRFGPKTPKIQTVDQITYKQALTIGLIQCLSLWPGFSRSGSTISGGVLLGLSHRAAADFTFIMAVPIMAGASFLSLLKNWQYMTMDALPFFIAGFISAFVFALISIRFFLKLIDKIKLVPFALYRILLALIIFLVYF, encoded by the coding sequence ATGGAGTTATTATTGATTATTAAAGCAATTATTTTAGGTTTAGTAGAAGGGGTGACTGAATTTGCCCCAGTATCTTCGACTGGGCATATGATCATCGTGGATGATATGTGGCTTCAATCAGAAGAATTTTTAGGGAAATATGGAGCGAATACTTTTAAAGTAGTGATCCAGCTTGGTTCGATTTTAGCTGTTGTCGTGACATTCAAAGACCGAATTATTGACCTATTAGGAATGGGTCGAATAAAAAGTAAGCTATCCGGACAAGGTGGCAGCCGTTTAAAATTATCTCAAGTATTTGTTGGATTAATACCAGCTGGAATTTTTGGGGTACTACTTGAAGACTATATAGATGAGTATTTATTTTCGACTCAGACTGTTTTAATAGGTTTAGTGATTGGTGCTATTTTCATGATAATTGCAGATCGTTTTGGTCCAAAAACACCGAAAATCCAAACGGTTGACCAAATTACGTATAAACAAGCTCTAACGATTGGTCTCATTCAATGTTTATCATTGTGGCCAGGTTTTTCTCGTTCTGGTTCGACTATATCAGGCGGGGTACTATTAGGTTTGAGTCATAGAGCGGCTGCTGATTTTACGTTTATTATGGCAGTACCTATTATGGCCGGTGCCAGCTTTCTCTCCTTACTGAAAAATTGGCAGTATATGACGATGGACGCACTTCCATTTTTTATTGCTGGATTCATTAGTGCCTTTGTATTTGCTTTAATCTCGATCCGCTTTTTCTTAAAGTTAATCGATAAAATTAAACTCGTCCCCTTTGCTCTATATAGAATCCTATTAGCGTTAATTATTTTTCTGGTTTACTTTTAA
- a CDS encoding NlpC/P60 family protein encodes MKKKIMAFCTIIMFGSPTVLLQVEAEENNNQQIIDEQRSNIQLEILKGNVELNRVKEEIEKINEQIKRVEQAINDNNQIILETENKISSSQLEIQKLEAEIVTLNEKVSKRNEILKKRALTFQENGGKVNYLDVLLGSTSFKDFVDRVGAVASFVEADQNIINQHEADKEEIRKKQAQVKDKLIDLQSMKVELEGMQSQILEQKQHIEWLRTEAKKKEQVTLSEQAGLMQQDSALEAMYDLTDFDTNEILNDSLLLTNETVKSLISNGLKYVGNSVYVFGGGRNEYDIAAGRFDCSAFVSWAFSQVEIKIGASTEVLKNTGKPVDVDEMQPGDLVFFDTYKKDGHVGIYLGAGKFLGSQSSTGVAIADMTNGYWLEKFNGRVNRIISQ; translated from the coding sequence TTGAAAAAGAAGATTATGGCATTTTGTACAATAATCATGTTCGGAAGTCCAACTGTATTACTTCAAGTAGAAGCCGAAGAAAATAATAACCAGCAAATAATTGATGAGCAGCGTTCAAACATCCAATTAGAAATATTAAAAGGCAATGTTGAACTTAACCGAGTAAAAGAAGAAATTGAAAAAATTAATGAACAAATCAAGCGAGTAGAGCAAGCAATAAATGATAATAATCAAATCATTCTCGAAACTGAGAACAAAATAAGCTCTTCACAATTAGAGATACAGAAACTAGAAGCAGAGATTGTAACACTAAATGAAAAAGTAAGTAAGCGTAATGAAATCTTAAAAAAACGCGCACTTACTTTTCAAGAAAATGGAGGCAAGGTAAACTATCTAGATGTTTTACTTGGTTCCACAAGTTTTAAAGACTTTGTCGATCGGGTGGGTGCCGTTGCCTCATTTGTCGAGGCAGACCAAAATATAATTAACCAACATGAGGCTGATAAAGAGGAGATTAGAAAGAAGCAAGCCCAAGTAAAAGATAAATTAATAGATCTTCAGAGTATGAAAGTGGAATTAGAAGGAATGCAATCACAAATATTAGAACAAAAGCAACACATTGAATGGTTAAGAACAGAGGCAAAGAAGAAAGAGCAAGTTACACTATCGGAGCAGGCAGGATTAATGCAACAGGATTCTGCACTTGAAGCTATGTATGATTTAACTGATTTTGACACAAATGAAATACTGAATGATTCTTTGCTGTTAACGAATGAAACTGTTAAAAGCCTAATTTCTAATGGATTAAAGTATGTAGGGAATTCGGTTTATGTCTTTGGCGGCGGTCGAAATGAATATGATATAGCAGCTGGGAGATTTGATTGTTCAGCTTTTGTCAGTTGGGCGTTTTCTCAGGTTGAAATCAAAATAGGTGCAAGTACAGAAGTTTTAAAAAATACAGGAAAACCTGTTGATGTGGATGAAATGCAGCCGGGAGACCTCGTGTTTTTTGATACATATAAAAAAGATGGTCATGTCGGCATTTACCTAGGTGCTGGAAAATTCCTGGGATCACAAAGTTCAACAGGTGTGGCAATAGCTGATATGACAAATGGTTATTGGTTAGAGAAGTTCAATGGGCGTGTCAATCGCATTATTTCACAATAG
- a CDS encoding alpha/beta fold hydrolase produces the protein MEKSKVSRLGMPYLHFGNGEHLVLIHGLGEVKEGWQAQFELADQYELIIPDLRGHGECTKTEGISVPNFAADVIALLNELKIENAHILGLSMGGAVAQEIYRQAPHLVRSLMLISTFHFFPKTLRKPLLKFKKVRLGIAATDESLKETAAHMSLYSWSEENMNHFKRYFQPKRDIFLKSLKACFQVNNISLLPTITVPTLIIGCQYDSVLPVWIQYCMHKLIPHSEFIIMRNSGHLAKLEATSRFNLLLRKFLNRHKAAA, from the coding sequence TTGGAAAAATCGAAAGTTAGTAGGCTGGGGATGCCTTATTTACATTTTGGCAATGGGGAACACTTAGTTCTTATCCATGGTTTAGGCGAAGTTAAGGAAGGATGGCAAGCACAATTTGAATTAGCTGATCAGTACGAATTAATAATTCCTGATTTACGCGGTCATGGTGAATGTACCAAAACGGAAGGGATATCTGTTCCAAATTTCGCAGCAGACGTTATCGCCTTATTAAACGAGTTAAAAATTGAAAACGCTCATATTTTAGGCTTATCAATGGGCGGAGCAGTTGCCCAAGAAATTTATCGTCAAGCCCCCCATCTAGTTCGTTCTCTCATGTTGATTAGCACATTCCATTTTTTCCCTAAGACACTCAGAAAGCCGTTACTCAAATTTAAGAAAGTGAGACTGGGTATTGCAGCAACAGATGAATCATTAAAAGAAACAGCTGCTCATATGAGCCTATATTCTTGGTCAGAAGAAAATATGAATCATTTCAAACGCTATTTCCAGCCGAAGCGAGACATCTTCTTAAAATCCTTAAAAGCTTGTTTCCAAGTAAATAATATTTCTTTGTTACCAACGATTACAGTTCCAACTCTTATCATTGGATGTCAGTATGACTCCGTTTTACCGGTATGGATTCAATACTGTATGCACAAGCTCATACCACATTCAGAATTTATCATTATGAGAAACTCTGGCCATTTAGCTAAATTAGAGGCCACAAGCCGGTTTAATCTTCTGCTTAGAAAATTCTTAAACCGGCATAAGGCTGCTGCTTGA
- a CDS encoding ATP-grasp domain-containing protein: MKSIVFLGTNKTGSSYEGIKAAKRLGFETILLTNRTIFVEEREEYREIDDVRLVNLSETDEILSAVTDLIEEGKEVVCFISFLDEYIYLAALLTNTLCNTPITYEPLQIMNDKILTRRYLARKEYTPFFKVLVSNDTIDDEINQLKDCFPLIIKSPQSNGSKDVILVENEWECRKGVKQLRRKNSELPILVEEYLEGPQYLIEVVVYHSNISVAAIVEQEVTKGQRFIITGYSVCPELYLEQLPGLQESIVTIIEDFQLRNGTCHLEMKLTKKGWKLIEINPRMAGGAMNRMIEEAFGYNLAEQTIRLFTGLEPDLRKKHNRAIYTHYLIVGLVGELLKVSGCESAKKQVGVLEVYTKAKYGELVTPPRSMGQRYGYVLAGGDSKDQARECALNGAQQIQFYVQPV; this comes from the coding sequence ATGAAATCAATTGTTTTCTTAGGTACAAATAAAACAGGATCAAGCTACGAAGGAATTAAAGCAGCAAAAAGACTTGGTTTCGAGACAATACTTTTAACGAATCGCACTATTTTTGTTGAAGAAAGGGAGGAATATCGCGAAATAGATGACGTACGTCTAGTGAATTTGTCAGAAACAGATGAAATTCTATCAGCCGTTACCGACCTAATTGAAGAGGGGAAAGAGGTTGTTTGCTTTATTAGCTTTTTAGATGAATATATTTATTTAGCGGCTTTGCTTACAAATACTCTTTGTAATACACCTATCACATATGAACCGTTGCAAATTATGAACGACAAAATTTTGACTAGAAGGTATTTAGCCAGAAAAGAATACACTCCGTTTTTTAAGGTTCTAGTCTCAAACGATACAATCGATGATGAGATAAACCAGTTAAAAGACTGCTTTCCTCTAATTATCAAATCTCCTCAATCTAATGGTTCAAAAGATGTAATACTGGTCGAAAATGAGTGGGAATGCAGAAAGGGTGTAAAACAACTTCGCCGTAAAAACTCTGAACTTCCTATATTAGTGGAGGAATATTTAGAGGGACCACAATATTTGATTGAAGTGGTTGTCTATCATTCCAACATTTCAGTTGCAGCAATTGTAGAGCAGGAAGTAACAAAGGGTCAACGGTTTATTATCACGGGGTATTCTGTTTGTCCTGAGTTGTACTTAGAACAACTGCCCGGGCTACAGGAAAGTATTGTTACAATTATAGAGGATTTTCAGTTAAGAAATGGTACTTGCCATTTAGAAATGAAATTAACAAAGAAAGGCTGGAAGCTGATTGAGATTAATCCGAGGATGGCTGGGGGAGCTATGAACCGGATGATTGAGGAAGCGTTTGGTTATAACCTTGCAGAACAAACAATAAGATTGTTCACGGGGTTAGAACCAGATTTAAGGAAAAAACACAATAGGGCTATTTATACCCATTATTTAATCGTTGGTTTAGTTGGGGAGTTACTTAAAGTATCGGGTTGTGAATCAGCCAAGAAACAAGTTGGTGTTTTAGAGGTATACACAAAGGCAAAATATGGTGAACTTGTTACACCACCTCGCTCCATGGGACAACGATATGGGTATGTATTAGCCGGAGGAGATTCAAAGGATCAAGCAAGAGAATGCGCCCTGAATGGTGCGCAGCAAATTCAATTTTACGTGCAGCCTGTTTAG
- a CDS encoding YkvA family protein: MVDPQIYFEAKKYREGAKRYIDDPKKTEGLLKKAILKAKNNKGTLGDVWEKLQLFFDMVQAYSRGEYRNIAPATILTIIGAILYFVSPLDVVPDFLVGLGIVDDAAVISFTLKKLSVEINEFKKWKHSTKGNPLD, encoded by the coding sequence ATGGTTGACCCACAAATTTATTTTGAAGCAAAGAAATATCGTGAAGGTGCTAAGCGGTATATCGATGATCCAAAAAAGACCGAGGGCTTATTGAAGAAGGCAATACTCAAGGCAAAAAATAACAAAGGTACTTTAGGTGATGTATGGGAAAAGCTGCAATTATTTTTTGATATGGTCCAAGCCTATTCAAGAGGCGAATATCGAAACATTGCGCCCGCTACAATCTTAACCATTATTGGTGCAATCCTATATTTCGTTTCTCCTTTAGATGTGGTCCCCGATTTTCTCGTCGGATTAGGGATAGTTGATGATGCCGCCGTCATAAGCTTTACACTTAAAAAATTATCAGTTGAAATCAATGAATTTAAAAAGTGGAAACATTCAACAAAAGGAAACCCTCTTGATTAG
- the phaQ gene encoding poly-beta-hydroxybutyrate-responsive repressor, translated as MVNQDNQSVNPSKNFVLPFILLLLSRMSLHGYELSQKLQGFGFKTIDQGNLYRLLRQLEKEELVSSEWDTNGSGPAKRRYSITKAGITYLKGYANQLESYQSMLDQFFKMYSSFLELYIPSFQKRDPIEKVNSKKRRKDDGTEKE; from the coding sequence ATGGTAAATCAAGACAATCAGTCTGTCAATCCTTCAAAAAACTTTGTTCTGCCATTTATTCTATTGCTTCTTAGCAGAATGTCTCTTCACGGATATGAGCTAAGCCAGAAATTACAAGGATTTGGTTTTAAAACGATTGACCAAGGTAATCTGTACCGACTGTTAAGACAGCTCGAAAAGGAAGAACTAGTATCATCTGAGTGGGATACAAATGGCAGTGGTCCTGCCAAAAGAAGATATTCCATTACTAAAGCTGGTATTACATACTTAAAAGGCTATGCCAATCAACTAGAATCGTACCAATCGATGCTAGACCAATTCTTCAAAATGTATTCAAGTTTCCTTGAGCTCTATATTCCTTCATTTCAAAAGAGGGATCCGATAGAGAAAGTAAACAGTAAAAAGAGGAGGAAAGACGATGGCACAGAAAAAGAGTGA
- a CDS encoding CotY/CotZ family spore coat protein, translating into MREEHKNVCICQDLEQLLEEQKRLSFDEFRFLSEDFGYDTIPFILSTGKCQFEAFGWANNGNFFTTNVFRLEALDVRRCCATISLLEPVDIDGYPVDLCDNVFSLRTTSNCIVVDLTCFISLQPLSPRLVDRLLPIVDPK; encoded by the coding sequence ATGAGGGAAGAACATAAAAATGTATGTATATGTCAGGACCTGGAACAACTTTTAGAAGAACAAAAAAGGTTATCCTTTGATGAATTTCGTTTTTTAAGTGAGGATTTTGGGTATGACACTATTCCATTTATCCTTTCAACAGGAAAGTGTCAATTTGAGGCTTTTGGTTGGGCAAATAATGGTAACTTTTTTACAACAAATGTATTTAGATTAGAAGCGCTAGATGTAAGGAGATGTTGCGCAACAATATCCCTACTGGAACCAGTAGACATAGATGGCTATCCAGTAGATTTATGCGACAATGTTTTTTCATTAAGAACAACCTCAAATTGTATAGTTGTAGATCTTACCTGTTTTATATCACTACAGCCGCTGTCACCTAGATTAGTGGATCGGCTCCTTCCTATAGTGGATCCTAAATGA
- a CDS encoding YjcZ family sporulation protein produces MSGSHGGYGSGFALLVVLFILLIIIGASWGRGYY; encoded by the coding sequence ATGTCTGGTTCACATGGCGGGTACGGCAGCGGCTTTGCCCTACTAGTTGTATTGTTCATTTTGTTAATTATTATCGGGGCTTCTTGGGGCCGAGGATACTACTAA